From Ramlibacter tataouinensis, the proteins below share one genomic window:
- a CDS encoding alpha/beta fold hydrolase — MSKKSPPGSMDTPEPRATRWLSKGFETLVARLEQDSGRTVDSIDFDVVIVGTGYGGSVAAAELAKTRGDRRICVLERGSEHLPGSFPSRMAELPGHVRFSTMKAHHARGMHKGLFDVRIGDDLCAVVGNGLGGGSLINAGVMALPKKEVFASLRWPAALRQQGTVDSLLKTGEALRQRLGAMHTVKDVAGPPPLKYQAMGKFHEGVRVDPLPITVALTDTPAQGFHTDAGIRIDACVRCGDCATGCNHNAKVSLDVTLLAEARQYGAELFTGATVLKIDKKLDLAEKPVWQLHVVHTDRQLRRRQGEATVIRTRRVVLAAGTFGSTEILLRSQGEGLRLSNKLGHQVSSNGDLIAAAYDGPEKANCAGNEDEDPSSVPAARQVGPTITGMVDLRDRDTDGMVIQDLAVPGPLRSLFEQVVTTSAAVHLLAKSDEDRHKQDMPDVVCAVDPAKINKTLVVAIIGHDSADGVMKLNASDAWDNGDGAATIQWPTLKNDPQLLARHERYQKLLKISRPGASPARALPNPMWRMLPAELNDLLGGESGPLLTVHPLGGCPMGDDAASGVVDACGRVFDAASRATGAVHEGLVVLDGSIVPASLGINPALTIASLALRAMGQLRSEWGYTATTPKDDKIRCRPYFIKAPGLKAPGRAEAPQDTKVEVLERLSGPVAIRGIPGSGGSAPHVELTLRFDPIAIKDLMSGTQAATLHAQAAHGLLRVFAEKQPEDSEPPKDKALLTATVEGSLRVFSYKPTSPLRRRWRGLWAWLLNRGLRDSVLWTIDRWKAGGPAPENDKGLAQEVIERVKSLWALSSRAGGARLFEYKLRIVKVESPTLPADVRQWFEGKPIEGTKELTYSRRANPWRQLSEVSLTKFPRMRGSPVLTLDLGYLARQQVPLFRIVQQQDHVKALVDVASLGLYLTRILLHIHAWSFRLPDEPQPRDIRRLPGYVPGLPQPQIHEFPVDGPRNGQAVMVRLTHYPHSGRKRAQAIKANRAAQQAIETPILLIHGYSASGTTFAHHAVQPNIATSLWERGRDVWIVDMRTSAGMPHAKAPWNFEQVGMADIPVAVHQVCSMTRAKQIDVFAHCMGSAMLGMALLGNKGSRYDRFPELRQELPNRIRRLVMSQVAPAVVFTPANTFRAYAMQYLRHFLPLGDYEFRPTGQRTQFDRMVDRLLATLPYPEEEFDRENPFWPPWRRTPWVGTRHRMDALYGRDFNVNNVTTRMLDYIDDHFGPLSIETVSQAVHFARVRAITTKQGFNEFIRPDRLCDSIRFPVMHVHGSNNGLASNRTPERYRKVLLDSDARFNGSFLRKLYEAGHQDLLIGSPATGMLKDVNGFFEGAFDAITAAEPAVVQDAFAARIPAYGVRAPLPLAGGERCSLRDESASGAPVAALLVPVRRSVDRSGDRYLPVDANGQAVEPTSDRLVELVAWRALEPVSRNNPATRYTFELNDYALPAGASGILVLVLYSQSAAIQPGIDHASDALAAHIAGTKTGGMGLAGLAAIAADPEGVTLTDRGVSKELAGMALEMADSVQRTLRSASSVELGLGVLYLTHRRLSQASTSPRSFALASCQYPGGILDRTPPGTPDKAPGGPSDASYRRLLDCLEDKRAAGGEAEPPKPDFLVLAGDQIYADATAGLFDVRRLDDRYRVSYEAFFGARGPRSVLSRLPTVMRLDDHEIDDNWEPDPAGAHDGRETERLKRRGIREFLRNQCDTEFDAASPPKLWDDKLVHGFPFFWADARTSRDPRTACSVGTASMLGDDQTLALDRWLADKSVPGPRFFVSAPMVLPRHLETRGAGVAAALRSDGWDGFPASLHRLLARVYQRGIDDVIFLSGDAHVSNVARIEISKVGVPGVAVVAHSIHSSALYAPYPFANGIEEDFAGSETFDFSHEGQDYRCCVETWSPSRGDGFAVVTVSHDCDGWLVKVRFDRAKGSPWDPANRIGFCVGAAAAPAKGSRVHGRDKLPV; from the coding sequence ATGAGCAAGAAATCGCCGCCCGGCAGCATGGACACGCCTGAGCCGAGAGCCACGCGCTGGCTCTCGAAGGGCTTTGAAACGCTGGTGGCGCGGCTGGAGCAAGATTCCGGGCGCACGGTGGACAGCATCGACTTCGACGTGGTCATCGTCGGCACCGGCTACGGCGGCTCCGTCGCCGCCGCGGAACTGGCGAAGACTCGAGGGGACCGGCGCATCTGCGTGCTGGAGCGTGGCAGCGAGCATCTTCCGGGGTCGTTTCCATCCCGGATGGCCGAGCTTCCGGGCCATGTTCGCTTCTCCACGATGAAGGCGCACCATGCGCGCGGCATGCATAAGGGGCTCTTCGATGTGCGCATCGGCGATGACCTCTGCGCCGTGGTGGGCAACGGGCTGGGTGGTGGGTCCTTGATCAACGCGGGCGTGATGGCGCTGCCGAAGAAGGAGGTTTTCGCTTCCCTGCGCTGGCCGGCAGCGCTCCGCCAACAGGGGACCGTTGACAGCCTGCTCAAGACTGGAGAGGCCCTGCGGCAGCGCCTGGGCGCAATGCACACGGTGAAAGACGTGGCCGGCCCCCCGCCGCTCAAGTACCAGGCCATGGGCAAGTTCCACGAGGGCGTGCGGGTGGATCCCCTCCCGATCACGGTCGCCCTGACCGATACGCCGGCCCAGGGATTCCACACCGATGCGGGCATCCGGATCGATGCGTGCGTCCGCTGTGGCGATTGCGCGACCGGCTGCAACCACAACGCCAAGGTCTCGCTCGATGTGACGCTGCTGGCGGAAGCCAGGCAATACGGAGCTGAACTGTTTACCGGCGCGACCGTCCTGAAGATCGACAAAAAGCTCGACCTGGCAGAGAAGCCCGTGTGGCAGCTGCACGTGGTTCACACCGACCGCCAGCTTCGGCGCCGACAAGGGGAAGCGACGGTGATTCGCACCCGCCGCGTCGTGCTGGCGGCCGGAACCTTCGGCTCGACCGAGATCCTGCTGCGCTCGCAGGGCGAAGGCCTCAGGCTGTCCAACAAGCTCGGGCACCAAGTGTCGTCCAACGGCGACCTGATCGCCGCTGCCTACGACGGCCCCGAAAAAGCCAACTGCGCAGGCAACGAAGACGAGGACCCGTCCTCGGTCCCCGCTGCCAGGCAAGTCGGCCCGACGATCACGGGGATGGTCGATCTTCGCGACCGCGATACCGACGGCATGGTCATCCAGGACCTGGCGGTGCCCGGCCCGCTGCGGTCCCTGTTCGAACAGGTCGTCACCACGTCGGCCGCGGTTCACCTCCTGGCGAAGTCGGACGAAGACCGGCACAAGCAAGATATGCCGGATGTTGTTTGCGCCGTCGACCCCGCGAAGATCAACAAGACCCTGGTCGTCGCCATCATCGGCCACGACAGCGCAGACGGTGTGATGAAGCTCAATGCGAGCGATGCCTGGGACAACGGCGACGGTGCCGCGACCATCCAGTGGCCCACGCTCAAGAACGATCCGCAGCTGCTGGCCCGGCATGAGCGATACCAGAAGCTGTTGAAAATCTCGCGCCCAGGCGCCTCGCCCGCCCGCGCATTGCCCAACCCGATGTGGCGAATGCTTCCCGCGGAACTCAACGATCTGCTGGGGGGTGAGTCCGGCCCGCTGCTGACCGTGCACCCGCTTGGCGGGTGTCCGATGGGCGATGACGCTGCTTCCGGCGTCGTCGACGCATGTGGCCGTGTCTTCGACGCCGCGTCGCGCGCGACGGGCGCGGTCCATGAAGGGCTGGTCGTCCTCGACGGCTCCATCGTCCCCGCCTCGCTCGGCATCAACCCCGCGCTGACGATCGCCAGCCTGGCACTCAGGGCAATGGGGCAACTGCGAAGCGAGTGGGGCTACACAGCGACGACCCCGAAGGACGACAAGATCCGCTGCCGCCCCTATTTCATCAAGGCGCCGGGACTCAAGGCGCCGGGACGTGCCGAGGCTCCGCAGGACACCAAGGTCGAAGTGCTCGAGCGCCTGTCCGGCCCGGTGGCCATCCGGGGCATCCCGGGCTCCGGCGGCTCGGCCCCGCACGTCGAACTGACCTTGCGCTTCGACCCGATCGCCATCAAGGACCTGATGTCCGGGACCCAGGCCGCCACACTCCACGCGCAGGCCGCTCACGGGCTGCTGCGCGTATTCGCGGAAAAGCAGCCCGAGGACAGCGAGCCGCCGAAAGACAAAGCCCTCCTGACCGCGACGGTCGAGGGATCGCTCAGGGTCTTCAGTTACAAGCCGACATCGCCCTTGCGCCGCCGTTGGCGAGGCCTTTGGGCATGGTTGCTCAATCGAGGCCTTCGCGACTCGGTGCTCTGGACCATCGATCGATGGAAGGCCGGGGGTCCCGCGCCGGAGAATGACAAGGGCCTTGCGCAGGAGGTCATCGAGCGGGTCAAGAGCCTGTGGGCCTTGAGTTCACGTGCAGGCGGCGCGCGCCTGTTCGAATACAAGCTCCGGATCGTCAAGGTTGAATCGCCGACCTTGCCGGCCGATGTCCGACAGTGGTTCGAAGGCAAGCCGATCGAGGGCACCAAGGAGCTGACCTACTCGAGGCGCGCGAATCCCTGGCGGCAGTTGTCGGAGGTGTCGCTGACGAAGTTCCCGCGCATGCGGGGCAGTCCTGTCCTCACGCTGGATCTGGGCTACCTGGCGCGCCAGCAGGTCCCCTTGTTCAGGATCGTGCAGCAGCAGGACCACGTGAAGGCGCTGGTCGATGTGGCCTCCCTCGGCCTCTACCTCACCAGGATCCTGCTTCACATCCACGCCTGGAGTTTCAGGCTGCCGGACGAGCCGCAGCCGCGCGACATTCGCCGGCTTCCGGGCTACGTGCCGGGCCTGCCGCAGCCGCAGATCCACGAGTTTCCGGTCGACGGTCCGCGCAACGGCCAAGCCGTGATGGTGCGGCTGACGCATTACCCGCACTCCGGCCGCAAGCGGGCGCAAGCGATCAAGGCCAACCGGGCCGCGCAGCAGGCGATCGAGACACCGATCCTGCTCATTCATGGATACAGCGCGAGCGGCACCACGTTCGCCCACCATGCGGTGCAGCCCAACATCGCCACCTCCCTTTGGGAACGCGGCCGCGACGTCTGGATCGTCGACATGCGCACCAGCGCCGGCATGCCGCATGCCAAGGCGCCGTGGAACTTCGAGCAGGTCGGAATGGCCGACATTCCGGTGGCGGTACATCAGGTTTGCTCGATGACCCGTGCCAAACAGATCGACGTGTTCGCGCACTGCATGGGTTCGGCGATGCTGGGCATGGCGCTCCTGGGCAACAAGGGCTCGCGCTACGACCGTTTCCCGGAACTGCGGCAAGAGCTGCCGAACAGGATCCGGCGCCTGGTGATGTCGCAGGTGGCGCCCGCCGTGGTGTTCACGCCGGCCAATACCTTCCGCGCCTACGCGATGCAGTATCTCAGGCACTTCCTGCCGCTGGGCGACTACGAGTTCCGGCCGACCGGCCAGCGCACGCAGTTCGACCGGATGGTCGACCGGCTGCTGGCCACCTTGCCCTACCCGGAAGAGGAGTTCGACCGCGAGAACCCGTTCTGGCCACCCTGGCGCCGGACGCCCTGGGTCGGCACGCGCCATCGCATGGATGCGCTCTACGGCCGCGATTTCAACGTCAACAACGTCACGACCAGGATGCTGGACTACATCGACGACCACTTCGGTCCCCTGAGCATCGAGACGGTGTCGCAGGCGGTGCACTTCGCGCGCGTTCGGGCCATCACGACCAAGCAAGGCTTCAACGAATTCATCCGGCCGGATCGACTGTGCGACAGCATCCGCTTTCCCGTCATGCATGTGCACGGCTCGAACAATGGCCTGGCGTCGAACCGCACGCCGGAGCGCTATCGGAAGGTTCTGCTGGACAGTGATGCCAGGTTCAACGGCAGCTTCCTGCGCAAGCTGTACGAAGCAGGGCACCAGGACCTGCTGATCGGCAGTCCCGCCACGGGCATGCTCAAGGACGTGAACGGCTTCTTCGAAGGCGCGTTCGATGCCATCACGGCAGCCGAGCCCGCGGTCGTCCAGGACGCCTTTGCGGCACGCATCCCTGCCTATGGCGTACGCGCGCCCCTTCCGTTGGCCGGCGGCGAGCGCTGCTCTCTGCGCGACGAGAGCGCCAGCGGCGCTCCGGTGGCGGCGCTGCTGGTTCCGGTGAGACGGAGCGTAGACCGGAGCGGAGACCGCTATCTGCCGGTCGACGCCAACGGGCAGGCGGTGGAGCCCACCTCGGATCGGCTCGTCGAACTGGTCGCATGGAGGGCGCTCGAACCGGTGTCCCGGAACAATCCGGCGACCCGCTACACCTTCGAGCTGAATGACTACGCCCTGCCGGCGGGCGCATCCGGGATTCTGGTCCTGGTCCTGTACAGCCAGTCGGCCGCCATTCAGCCCGGCATCGACCACGCCAGCGATGCACTGGCTGCCCACATTGCCGGGACGAAGACAGGTGGCATGGGGCTGGCGGGCTTGGCTGCGATCGCCGCCGATCCAGAAGGTGTGACCCTGACCGACCGCGGCGTGTCGAAGGAGCTGGCCGGCATGGCGCTGGAGATGGCGGATTCGGTGCAGCGCACGCTGCGCAGCGCGAGCAGCGTCGAGCTTGGCCTGGGCGTCCTGTACCTGACCCACCGCCGTCTGTCGCAGGCATCCACCTCGCCCAGAAGCTTCGCGCTCGCGAGCTGCCAGTACCCTGGGGGCATCCTGGATCGCACGCCTCCTGGCACACCGGACAAGGCGCCGGGAGGCCCGAGCGACGCTTCCTACCGGCGCCTGCTGGACTGCCTCGAGGACAAGCGCGCCGCGGGCGGGGAAGCCGAGCCGCCGAAACCCGATTTCCTGGTTCTGGCGGGCGACCAGATCTATGCCGATGCGACGGCGGGCCTGTTCGATGTCCGGCGGCTCGATGACCGGTATCGCGTTTCCTATGAGGCCTTCTTCGGGGCGAGAGGTCCGCGATCGGTCTTGTCCCGGCTGCCGACGGTGATGCGGCTCGATGACCACGAGATCGATGACAACTGGGAACCCGACCCGGCCGGCGCCCATGACGGCAGGGAAACCGAGCGCCTGAAGCGCAGGGGCATCCGGGAGTTCCTTCGCAACCAGTGCGACACGGAGTTCGACGCGGCGTCACCACCGAAGCTGTGGGATGACAAGCTGGTCCACGGATTTCCCTTCTTCTGGGCCGATGCGAGAACGTCGCGCGATCCGCGCACGGCCTGCTCGGTCGGCACCGCGAGCATGCTGGGTGACGATCAGACCCTGGCCCTGGACCGGTGGCTGGCGGACAAGAGCGTCCCGGGCCCGCGCTTTTTCGTCTCCGCGCCGATGGTGCTTCCGCGTCATCTGGAGACGCGCGGCGCCGGCGTCGCCGCGGCGCTCCGTTCGGACGGCTGGGATGGGTTCCCGGCATCGCTGCATCGCCTGCTGGCCAGGGTCTATCAGCGCGGGATCGACGATGTCATCTTCCTGTCGGGGGATGCGCACGTGTCCAATGTCGCCCGCATCGAGATCAGCAAGGTGGGAGTCCCCGGCGTGGCGGTCGTCGCGCACTCGATCCACAGCTCGGCGCTGTACGCGCCCTATCCGTTCGCCAACGGCATCGAAGAGGACTTCGCGGGCAGCGAGACATTCGATTTCTCGCATGAAGGGCAGGACTACCGGTGCTGCGTCGAGACCTGGTCCCCGTCGCGCGGCGACGGCTTCGCGGTGGTGACCGTCTCACACGATTGCGACGGCTGGCTGGTGAAGGTGCGCTTCGATCGCGCCAAGGGCTCGCCCTGGGATCCGGCGAACCGGATCGGATTCTGTGTCGGCGCGGCGGCGGCGCCGGCGAAAGGCTCGAGGGTGCACGGAAGGGACAAGCTGCCTGTTTGA
- a CDS encoding hybrid sensor histidine kinase/response regulator, which yields MSFTSAAWPPEAAMKSNGQAGTERIGPEPAQELIELLAREARRVPVPVFLSSLLIAAMAWQRLGGVLPWIWLGVVAVVLILRWKILGGLPTASLNLPDKLRVAVLMSAVNGLVQGTSVGFGVALDTPERAVQSILLLTLCVGSVATTGGYRPVFLAFIAPTLLPLSVMWALGTPVGSPHWVDFFVASLVLVFGGLMLQLARDTFRLLKESFAIRREQAELNRQLRSALEEAEAANRAKTRFLASASHDLRQPMHTLSLFAAALTMRPLDEPTRQIANHMNTALQTLNAQVDTLLDVSKLDAGVVPVNPTTFSMSDFLARLRDEYLEVAGAKHLALTTQCPPDAYGETDEVLLARIVRNLMENAIKYTPSGGIAVRVAAAGDYRWLLSVEDTGIGIPEAEHHRVFEEFYQLHNPERDRTRGLGLGLSIVRRLAQLLELTIELHSSPGLGTRFDITVPRGRRTRAAAAGAGRPLDASHPSASLAGTRVLVLDDEEAVRTGMETLLQAYGCEVRLAGSIAEAVTQCQSITPDILLVDLRLRGEESGITAIEQLRALHPAVPAILISGDTAPDRIKDAHDAGIAMLHKPVSPETLHQAITFEVSARSANHEQEIAARQHGHA from the coding sequence ATGAGCTTCACATCGGCGGCCTGGCCACCTGAGGCCGCGATGAAGTCCAACGGCCAGGCCGGCACCGAACGCATCGGTCCGGAGCCCGCCCAGGAGTTGATCGAGCTGCTCGCTCGCGAGGCCCGGCGGGTTCCCGTGCCGGTGTTCCTGTCTTCCCTGCTGATCGCCGCCATGGCGTGGCAGCGGCTCGGCGGCGTGCTCCCCTGGATTTGGCTCGGCGTGGTGGCCGTCGTGCTGATCCTGCGCTGGAAAATTCTGGGCGGCCTGCCCACGGCTTCGCTGAACCTTCCCGACAAGCTGCGCGTGGCCGTGCTGATGAGCGCAGTCAACGGCCTGGTCCAGGGAACCTCGGTCGGTTTCGGCGTGGCGCTCGACACGCCCGAGCGCGCGGTGCAGTCCATTCTTCTCCTGACCCTGTGCGTCGGCTCGGTCGCGACGACCGGCGGCTACCGCCCGGTGTTCCTGGCATTCATCGCGCCGACCCTCCTGCCGCTAAGCGTCATGTGGGCGCTAGGCACCCCGGTGGGCTCTCCCCACTGGGTGGACTTCTTCGTGGCCTCGCTGGTGCTTGTTTTCGGGGGGCTGATGCTGCAGCTGGCCCGCGACACGTTCCGGCTGCTGAAGGAGTCGTTCGCGATCCGGCGGGAACAGGCGGAGCTCAACCGCCAGCTTCGCTCCGCGCTGGAGGAAGCCGAAGCCGCCAACCGCGCGAAGACGCGCTTCCTGGCCTCGGCCAGCCATGACCTGCGCCAGCCGATGCACACGCTCTCGCTGTTTGCCGCGGCGCTGACGATGCGGCCCCTGGACGAGCCGACGCGCCAGATCGCGAACCACATGAACACGGCATTGCAGACGCTCAACGCCCAAGTCGACACGCTGCTCGACGTGTCCAAGCTCGATGCCGGGGTGGTCCCCGTCAACCCGACGACTTTCTCGATGTCCGATTTCCTCGCGCGCTTGCGCGATGAGTACCTGGAGGTGGCGGGGGCGAAGCACCTGGCACTCACGACGCAATGTCCGCCCGATGCCTATGGCGAGACGGATGAGGTCCTGCTCGCCCGCATCGTCAGGAACCTGATGGAGAACGCCATCAAGTACACACCAAGCGGCGGCATCGCGGTGCGCGTCGCGGCGGCGGGCGACTATCGTTGGCTGCTCAGCGTGGAGGACACCGGGATCGGGATCCCCGAGGCCGAACACCACCGCGTGTTCGAGGAGTTCTATCAGCTCCACAACCCGGAGCGGGACCGCACCCGTGGGCTCGGGCTGGGGCTTTCGATCGTCCGCCGCCTGGCACAGCTGCTTGAGCTCACGATCGAGCTGCATTCATCGCCGGGCCTCGGGACGAGATTCGATATCACGGTGCCCAGGGGCCGCCGGACGAGGGCGGCTGCCGCGGGCGCCGGCCGCCCCTTGGACGCATCGCATCCGAGCGCGTCGCTGGCAGGAACGCGAGTGCTGGTGCTGGACGACGAAGAGGCCGTCCGGACGGGAATGGAAACCTTGTTGCAGGCCTATGGCTGCGAAGTGCGGTTGGCGGGCTCCATCGCCGAAGCCGTCACGCAGTGCCAGTCGATCACGCCCGACATCCTGCTGGTGGATCTGAGGCTGCGGGGAGAAGAGAGCGGCATCACGGCCATCGAGCAGCTGCGCGCCCTGCATCCGGCCGTGCCGGCCATCCTGATCAGCGGGGACACCGCCCCCGATCGCATCAAGGATGCGCATGACGCGGGGATCGCGATGCTGCACAAGCCCGTCTCGCCGGAGACGCTGCACCAGGCCATCACCTTCGAAGTCAGTGCAAGGAGCGCGAACCATGAGCAAGAAATCGCCGCCCGGCAGCATGGACACGCCTGA
- a CDS encoding response regulator, whose protein sequence is MRAAYHWLAPDGRPRLAMHILIVDDHPLFREGLKTLLTALDPAVRISDAGSVDEAVALPAAEAPDLILLDMNLPGVSRLDALQQVKAAHEGASVVVVSGDEDPLLIRSVVDAGAAGYIPKTTDTSLTIQALRLVLANGIYLPRIALSTGGSAAPAAPSAKAANVPEFSGRQLAVLRCLLQGKANKVIARELSIAEGTVKAHLWSIYQALGVNSRAQAMYRVHELHIGGLAT, encoded by the coding sequence GTGCGCGCTGCCTATCATTGGTTAGCCCCTGACGGGCGACCGAGGCTCGCGATGCACATCCTGATCGTCGATGACCATCCGCTCTTTCGCGAAGGGTTGAAGACGCTTCTCACCGCGCTGGATCCGGCTGTGCGAATTTCGGATGCCGGCAGTGTCGACGAAGCGGTTGCGTTGCCGGCGGCGGAGGCGCCTGACCTCATCCTGCTGGACATGAACCTGCCCGGGGTCAGTCGGCTGGACGCCCTGCAGCAGGTGAAGGCCGCCCACGAGGGGGCTTCGGTCGTGGTGGTCTCGGGCGACGAAGACCCGCTGCTGATTCGCAGTGTCGTCGATGCCGGCGCCGCCGGATACATCCCGAAGACCACCGATACCTCGCTGACCATCCAGGCGCTGCGACTGGTGCTGGCCAACGGCATCTACCTGCCGCGCATCGCATTGAGCACGGGCGGATCCGCCGCGCCGGCAGCGCCGTCAGCGAAGGCCGCCAATGTGCCCGAGTTCAGCGGCCGGCAGCTCGCCGTGTTGCGATGCCTGTTGCAGGGCAAGGCCAACAAGGTGATCGCGCGCGAACTCAGCATTGCCGAGGGCACGGTCAAGGCCCATCTGTGGTCCATCTACCAGGCCCTGGGCGTCAACTCGCGGGCCCAGGCCATGTACCGCGTTCATGAGCTTCACATCGGCGGCCTGGCCACCTGA
- a CDS encoding DUF4148 domain-containing protein, protein MNRNLESALIITGTAAAALAFAAMTSAGAYAEDITIDTAPFVSSKTRAEVRAEVMGQAEQLRMAYGEAPADTPFQSSLSREQVRDEYIGSRDEVRALTGEDSGSSYLASKPARHDLMMAGSQR, encoded by the coding sequence ATGAACCGCAATCTCGAATCTGCCCTGATCATCACCGGAACGGCCGCTGCTGCCCTCGCCTTCGCCGCGATGACGAGCGCCGGCGCCTACGCCGAAGACATCACGATCGACACCGCGCCCTTCGTCAGCTCGAAGACCCGCGCGGAAGTCCGCGCCGAGGTCATGGGGCAAGCGGAACAACTCCGGATGGCCTATGGCGAAGCGCCGGCCGACACGCCCTTCCAGAGCAGCCTCTCGCGCGAACAAGTGCGCGACGAGTACATCGGCTCGCGCGACGAAGTGAGGGCGCTCACCGGTGAGGACAGTGGCTCGTCCTACCTCGCCTCCAAGCCCGCCCGCCACGACCTGATGATGGCCGGCTCCCAGCGCTGA
- a CDS encoding DUF3820 family protein, with protein sequence MTDALTRLVQVQMPYGKHKGTLIADLPGGYLNWFAREGFPPGELGRLLALMHEIDHNGLKHLLAPLRKGGGGESR encoded by the coding sequence ATGACGGATGCATTGACGCGGCTGGTGCAGGTGCAGATGCCTTACGGCAAGCACAAGGGCACTTTGATTGCCGACCTGCCGGGAGGCTACCTGAACTGGTTCGCGCGCGAGGGGTTTCCGCCGGGGGAACTGGGGCGCCTGCTCGCCCTCATGCATGAGATCGACCACAACGGGCTGAAGCACTTGCTGGCGCCGCTCCGGAAGGGCGGGGGCGGGGAGTCCAGGTAG
- a CDS encoding FUSC family protein translates to MLILRGGREVILSPTLLTALQLAVRASLAAALGVAIAHLLRLQYPLYALVGAVIVTDISPVQTRELAWRRLAGTVVGAVAGAVFTQFLPAGPIAIGASILVAMFISGLLRLQPAAKIAGYVCGIVVLEHGDQPWVYALFRFAETVLGIGMAVLVSFVPKLIKIEPPKSVDS, encoded by the coding sequence GTGCTGATCCTGCGCGGAGGTCGTGAAGTGATCCTGTCCCCCACTCTGTTGACCGCCCTGCAATTGGCCGTGCGCGCGTCCCTGGCGGCGGCGCTGGGCGTGGCCATCGCACACCTTCTCCGGCTGCAGTACCCGCTCTATGCGCTGGTCGGCGCAGTGATCGTCACCGACATCTCGCCGGTGCAAACGCGCGAACTGGCCTGGCGGCGGCTGGCGGGGACGGTGGTGGGGGCAGTCGCGGGCGCCGTGTTCACTCAATTCCTCCCCGCAGGTCCAATCGCCATCGGAGCCAGCATCCTGGTGGCCATGTTCATCAGCGGCCTGCTCCGCCTGCAGCCGGCCGCCAAGATTGCCGGCTACGTCTGCGGCATCGTTGTGCTCGAACACGGCGACCAGCCCTGGGTGTACGCGCTGTTTCGCTTCGCCGAAACGGTGCTCGGCATCGGCATGGCAGTGCTGGTGAGCTTTGTGCCCAAGCTGATCAAGATCGAGCCGCCGAAGAGCGTCGATTCCTGA
- a CDS encoding TetR/AcrR family transcriptional regulator: protein MGVALELFISKGYQGTSMEDIAEAAGVSRPIVYNLFGSKDAIYLACLRDARQQLDERLAEAASAHANGQARLRAGIDGYFRFVEQDRAAWRLLFGGGAAVAGPVVGEARQLRFDTVAKITALLSPLMPQIALTEVQMQAHALSGAAEQLAKWWIENENVERPVVVDLLTNLMLRGFEPSFSS, encoded by the coding sequence ATGGGCGTTGCGCTCGAACTGTTCATCTCCAAGGGCTACCAAGGCACGTCGATGGAAGACATCGCCGAGGCTGCCGGCGTCTCCCGCCCCATCGTCTATAACCTCTTCGGCTCGAAGGACGCCATTTACCTGGCCTGCCTGCGGGATGCCCGGCAACAGCTCGATGAGCGCCTGGCGGAGGCGGCCAGCGCGCACGCCAATGGCCAGGCGCGCTTGCGCGCGGGCATCGACGGCTACTTTCGCTTCGTCGAACAGGACCGCGCGGCGTGGCGCCTGCTGTTCGGGGGCGGCGCCGCGGTGGCCGGGCCCGTCGTCGGCGAGGCCAGGCAACTGCGGTTCGACACGGTGGCAAAGATCACGGCCCTACTCTCCCCGCTCATGCCCCAGATCGCGCTCACCGAGGTCCAGATGCAGGCCCACGCACTCTCTGGAGCGGCAGAACAGCTGGCGAAGTGGTGGATCGAAAACGAAAACGTCGAGCGGCCCGTCGTCGTGGATCTCCTGACGAACCTGATGCTGCGCGGATTCGAGCCAAGCTTCTCGAGTTGA